One Bradyrhizobium manausense DNA segment encodes these proteins:
- a CDS encoding serine hydrolase domain-containing protein → MTRRRKIVLLTTAIACAGLAFGAARARDVPRIATGFIADTLCAETFVSGLDPVRDLAETTDAMPGVSLLTWAMDFQVDRTRKDVTVSLFGIGRSHAVYREGLGCTLEHGQGIADVALPPDDKQPALLPEVAGPGLVAPQSEGLSAALDRAFAEPAQPPHRRTRAIVVMKAGRIIAERYADGIGPETQLLGFSMTKSVMSALTGILVRQGKLKLDGPAPIAAWQAPDDPRHAITVDQLLRHTAGIALGSSLEASLGSVVEPVNVMKFVEDDMAGFAERTPLATAPGTTWNYHDGNFLILAHLIRNAVGGKPGDTLAFARRELFAPLGMRHVTLQFDGAGTIEGSSKMLASARDWARFGQLYLNDGVAGGKRILPEGWVNYSATATPNAWVGIGAGFWTNQGDSFGAKFRIKHGWPRDAFFAKGTIGQYTIVIPSEKLVIVRLGRSPNVPPQADGVFDLVRDVVATTRETGKVAGTN, encoded by the coding sequence GTGACCCGTCGCCGCAAGATCGTCCTCCTCACCACCGCCATCGCCTGTGCCGGCCTCGCGTTCGGCGCGGCGCGAGCCCGCGACGTACCCAGGATCGCCACCGGCTTCATCGCCGATACGCTCTGCGCGGAAACCTTCGTTTCCGGCCTCGATCCCGTGCGCGATCTCGCCGAGACCACCGACGCGATGCCAGGCGTGAGTCTGCTCACTTGGGCCATGGACTTTCAGGTCGATCGTACCCGCAAGGATGTCACGGTGTCCCTGTTCGGGATCGGCCGCAGCCATGCCGTCTATCGCGAGGGACTTGGTTGCACGCTCGAGCACGGCCAGGGCATCGCCGATGTCGCGTTGCCGCCTGACGACAAGCAGCCGGCGTTGTTGCCCGAGGTCGCCGGCCCGGGGCTCGTGGCGCCGCAAAGCGAGGGCCTGTCGGCCGCGCTCGACCGCGCCTTTGCCGAGCCCGCCCAGCCGCCTCATCGCCGCACCCGCGCGATTGTCGTCATGAAGGCGGGCCGCATCATCGCCGAACGCTATGCCGACGGCATCGGACCGGAGACGCAACTGCTCGGCTTCTCCATGACCAAGTCGGTGATGTCGGCACTCACAGGCATTCTCGTGCGGCAGGGCAAATTGAAGCTCGACGGGCCCGCGCCGATTGCCGCCTGGCAAGCTCCTGATGACCCGCGTCACGCCATCACGGTCGACCAGTTGCTGCGTCACACCGCAGGTATTGCGCTCGGTAGCTCGCTGGAGGCCTCGCTCGGCTCCGTGGTCGAGCCGGTCAACGTCATGAAATTCGTGGAGGACGACATGGCCGGCTTTGCCGAGCGCACGCCGCTCGCGACCGCGCCGGGCACCACCTGGAATTATCATGACGGCAACTTCCTCATCCTTGCGCATCTGATCCGCAACGCCGTCGGCGGCAAGCCCGGCGATACGCTGGCCTTCGCGCGCCGCGAATTGTTCGCGCCGCTCGGCATGCGCCACGTCACGCTCCAGTTCGATGGTGCAGGTACGATCGAGGGCTCCAGCAAAATGCTGGCGTCCGCGCGCGACTGGGCGCGCTTCGGCCAGCTCTACCTCAACGACGGCGTCGCCGGTGGCAAGCGCATCCTGCCGGAGGGCTGGGTGAACTATTCGGCCACAGCCACGCCGAACGCGTGGGTCGGCATCGGCGCCGGCTTCTGGACCAACCAGGGCGACAGCTTTGGTGCAAAATTTCGGATCAAGCACGGCTGGCCGCGCGATGCCTTCTTCGCCAAGGGCACGATCGGGCAGTACACCATCGTGATCCCCTCGGAGAAGCTGGTGATCGTGCGCCTC